The Gammaproteobacteria bacterium nucleotide sequence TTGAACTTTAACAATGGCAGCCCTTTGGGCTGCTAATAACCGTCAAGCCACCCGCTCTGCGGGTGCGTTATGACTTTATTTAAAATAGAGTTGGGAACATTATTGGGGGAAATTTATAGAACCCCATATACAAGCAGCTGCGGACATACATCAAGCTAGTGCTATTGGATTTTTGCAAGAACGGATAGTCGCATTAGAACATTCGCAAACTATAGATACTTTTACTGATTCTTTGATAGAAGAAGATTCAGCTGAGCCTCTTTATGATCGCAGTAAAAATGAGCACTTAACTCCTATGTCCATACATTCATATCCATTATTTGATACTGCTTTTCAATCTCCTTCCTTTGCTGCCCTGCGCGCTAAAAACATAGAAGAAATGGCTATTGAAAGTCATCGTAGTAGCGATCTGTCATGGACAAAAAGCGGTCAAGCTAGCATTGCTCTACGTGAATCTAAATTAAACACCTATGCGAGTACCATACAGCATTTCTTTTGCAAAAAATCACAAATATCCGATATTACTACGCAGTTGAATCCAAATCATAGGGTGTAATCTTATGTCCGAAAAATGAAAGCCTCTGCTGAATTCGTATAACAAATAATCAACCGAACAATAATAACAGTTCTCCCATAGAACAACTAATCTAAAGTTATACAGAATCAACGGCCTGTTTGCCTAATCAGTCAAAAATGGAGGTTTTTCCACGCAACCCCATTCACTCAAGGCAACCCATTTTTTTAAGACTGGATTACCTCGAGTGTTCGCAATGACAACATTACGATAAGCGGATTACTAAGTTTATTTATCCCGCGGTTTTCTTACGGCACCTGCTGGTGCTTTCCTATCAAAAACACGTCTTTTTCTAGGCGCGGCACCTTCTTTGCTGTCGTCAAACCTTTTGAAAGGTGTTCTTGTTGATGGCGGTCGTGCTTTTTCTTCGCTAGGGCGGGCACTGCTCCGCTCACGTCTTTCCCCTTCACTAGGGCGATTATCGCTGGATCGGCTATAGCTGCTGCGTTCTCTTTCGCCACCAGCTGGGCGGCTGCTACGATTACGATCTCTGTCTCCACTGCCAGAGCGGCCACTATATTCGCGTCGTCTTTCTCTACCTTGGCTGCCATAATCACGATCGCGATCGACATTGATAGGTTGTGATAGCTCATCATGAGTTTCTGGTTGTGATAGTGCGTCGCCTTGAGACATAAATGCTAGGGCAGCAGCAATATCTAACGCGTTATATTCACTTTCTTGTGCAATACGCTCAATCAATTCACGGTGAATGCTTAAATTTTCTTTAGCAAGCACTTCAAGAATTTTTTTACTCAGATTGCCTACGCGTTTTTCATGCATTTGCTTCAATGAAGGTATTTGAATTTGTTCGATTCTTATGTTGATAGTGCGCTCAATAGCACTTAGCAATCCTCTTTCACGTGGGGTGACAAATGTGAGAGCTTTGCCTGAGCGGCCAGCGCGGCCAGTTCGACCAACACGATGTACGTAAGACTCTGGGTCTGTTGGGATATCATAGTTAATGACAAGATCAATACGATCGACATCCAGCCCTCGAGCTGCAACTTCTGTCGCGACAACAATGTCTAGAGTCTTGTTTTTCAATCGATAAATGACTTTTTCACGCATGCTTTGTCGGACATCGCCATTCAATGCATCGACAGAGTAACCTCTTGCCGCTAACTTTTCCGCAAGCTCGGTAGTCGCAATTTTTGTTCGAGCAAAAATCATGATGGCATCAAATGTCTCGGTTTCCAAGAAACGGGTTAGCGCCTCTAATTTGTTGTATTGGGTAACAAAGACACACCCTTGATCAATCAGTGTCACGGTTTTTGTTTTGGAGGCAATTTGAATTTTGGTTGCGTTTAGCAAGTAATTATTCGCTACTTTTTGAATAGCGGGCGGCATGGTTGCAGAGAAAAGGGCAATTTGTCGTTGTTTAGGGACATGTTCCAAAATCCATTCAATATCATCGATGAAGCCCATTTTTAACATTTCGTCTGCTTCGTCTAGAACGAGTGTTTTTAAGTCATCTAGTTGCAATGTGCCGCGTCGCATATGGTCCATGATGCGGCCCGGTGTTCCAACGACAACATGTACACCACGTTTTAGAGAAGCAAGCTGCCCGCGATATTCTTGTCCGCCATAAATTGGGAGAACATGAAACGAAGGAATGTGCTTAGCATAGCTTTTCAGTGCTTCCGCTACTTGAATCGCCAACTCTCGAGTAGGCGCTATTATTAGCGCTTGCGGCTTAGTGGCGGTTAAATCAATCTTTTCTACGATAGGTAGCGCAAAAGCAGCGGTTTTTCCGGTTCCTGTTTGTGCTTGAGCGATAATATCGCCGCCTTGCAAGAAAACGGGAATAGCTTCTGCTTGAATAGGTGTGGGGGATTCATAACCCAGCAAGCTGAGTGTTTTGGTAATTTGGGCGCTTAAGCCAAGACTTTCGAATGTATTCATTTTTTTGATATCGTCCAGTTGCGTCTAAGCGAAAAAAGTCCGCCGACATTGCGACCCAATATAGTACCACAGATTAACAAAAAAGGGTGTTTTAGCACATATTTTTTAGTTATTTCCCAGATAAAAGGGTGGTGAAGATTCTTTGGTGTCAAAAGGATCATCTAAAAAACCATCTAGTACATCAAAATTATCCCCAGGGACATTTTTTCGTCTTGTTGTAGCAGGATATAATACACTATGTTCAATCTTGAAAAATTCTTTAACAAATCTTGGTGTATAGTGTTGACTTATCATTTTCCAAGATTTTTCGCTGTCTCTTCCGCCTAATACAAAAGAATATATGATTTGAGAAAAGAAAATCCCAAGCCCAACAGTAATAGGCAGCGAAAACAACAGTATCGGATTAAACATAAACGGCACTAACTTTTTACCCACCTCATTTGCTTTGCTTGTGCCTGCCATTGCTGATACGCCGAAAACAAAGCTATCAATCAAAATACAACACAAAATTATTTTTTGCCGCCAAGCATTAACTCCTTGTCCATTGCTATTTGGGATGGAGTTAGCTGTATTGGGACTGATTAAACGTTGAGACAAGTTTAGATCGCTGGGTCCTTGAGTTCTTGTATCAATTTTTTGCCGTTTCTGTTCATTTTCCTTTTGTTTCTTTTCAATACGCTCAGAGCTTTTTGTTATAACATCCCAGCCTTGATTAAAAATAGCATTTACTAAGACCTGAGAAATACAGCTAAACATTCTAAAAGCGAGGAAGTAAGGATTAGAATAATTGTCTTCTGCTGGCATAGGGATCGATAGTGCTGTAGCAATATAAATCAAGCCAGATCCAGAAAAAAAGAATCCTAAACCAAAGTAGAAATATATTGTTCCAAGAGATGCGATAAATTGGATAATTCTGTCAGGCACTGGGTCTAGATGTAAAGCTGTGTCTAGCCACATTTTATTTTTTGGCTCAAAAAAATAATTTATGAGAGAATAGGGCAGGTACAATACGCATAATAAAGGTAGCGATAGTGCTTGAATTAAGCTAAAGACTAGTTGTGGAATTAAAAAAACATCTGAAAGTTTTGGTAATCTGATTAAATTAAATAAGTAACTTAAGCGTTCTTCTGCCACCTCCGTTTTAATCATAAAGGTTACATATGCTTTAAAAGCACCAACTAAGCAACCAAAAAGAACTATAGTCAGTTTTACATAAATATTTGTTTGACTATGATTGATTAATCCAAATTTTTCCAACATATCTGCAAGTGTTGCAGGTCCCTGCAATAAAGTGCATAAAGCGGGGCCAATTTTCAAAAAAAATAATGCGGGAATTTGCTTAATAGTATCTTTAAAAAGCGCGGCAACTTTTTTTTTATCACAGAT carries:
- a CDS encoding DEAD/DEAH box helicase, translating into MNTFESLGLSAQITKTLSLLGYESPTPIQAEAIPVFLQGGDIIAQAQTGTGKTAAFALPIVEKIDLTATKPQALIIAPTRELAIQVAEALKSYAKHIPSFHVLPIYGGQEYRGQLASLKRGVHVVVGTPGRIMDHMRRGTLQLDDLKTLVLDEADEMLKMGFIDDIEWILEHVPKQRQIALFSATMPPAIQKVANNYLLNATKIQIASKTKTVTLIDQGCVFVTQYNKLEALTRFLETETFDAIMIFARTKIATTELAEKLAARGYSVDALNGDVRQSMREKVIYRLKNKTLDIVVATEVAARGLDVDRIDLVINYDIPTDPESYVHRVGRTGRAGRSGKALTFVTPRERGLLSAIERTINIRIEQIQIPSLKQMHEKRVGNLSKKILEVLAKENLSIHRELIERIAQESEYNALDIAAALAFMSQGDALSQPETHDELSQPINVDRDRDYGSQGRERRREYSGRSGSGDRDRNRSSRPAGGERERSSYSRSSDNRPSEGERRERSSARPSEEKARPPSTRTPFKRFDDSKEGAAPRKRRVFDRKAPAGAVRKPRDK